One Bacillus sp. (in: firmicutes) DNA window includes the following coding sequences:
- a CDS encoding phage tail protein: MDPFLGEIRLFAINFAPKGWLPCEGQILQINQNQALYSLLGAVYGGDGRTTFALPDLRGRVPIHFSLTKPLGTYKGEEEHTLTIPEIPMHTHTAYASSTTADQKYPLNNVWANANNLYHSPTALVQMNPSALSNAGGGQAHNNMQPFTVLNFHIATSGIFPSRN; this comes from the coding sequence ATGGATCCATTTTTAGGAGAAATTCGTTTATTTGCGATAAATTTTGCACCAAAAGGTTGGCTGCCTTGTGAAGGTCAAATTTTACAGATTAATCAAAACCAAGCACTTTATTCATTATTAGGTGCTGTGTACGGCGGGGATGGTCGCACAACATTTGCCTTACCTGATTTACGTGGTCGTGTTCCTATCCATTTTAGTCTAACAAAACCACTAGGCACTTATAAGGGTGAGGAGGAGCATACATTGACTATTCCAGAAATTCCTATGCATACTCACACTGCATACGCTTCATCCACAACAGCTGACCAAAAATATCCTTTAAATAACGTATGGGCAAATGCAAACAACTTATATCACTCACCAACTGCGCTAGTGCAGATGAATCCGTCCGCGTTATCAAATGCTGGCGGTGGACAGGCGCATAATAATATGCAGCCATTTACAGTTTTAAATTTTCACATCGCTACAAGTGGAATTTTTCCATCAAGGAATTAA
- a CDS encoding IS110 family transposase, protein MDFKQNQKINQVTEKTLVVGIDIAKRTHYVCFVDDRGRVLQKSFSVSQSHDGFEHFYHRILTAMKENGKTEVIVGVEPTGPYWLNLAYFLDERGIPLVVVNPMHVKRSKELDDNLPTKHDRKDALVIARLVKDGRFSYPRILKEIEAELRVGSTFRSKLTEELGAVKNKMIRWLDRYFPEFTQVFPSFGKMALAALKCTPFPSDLYLKQPDELLEEYRKVEGMKAPQRPKTVQLIDVAANSIGITEGLEMARFEIATLVRRYHQLEQEIQTLTEQLVELVKTSVEYEWLSTVPGLGDITIVDLLAEIGSFSHYEDPRQLIKLAGLTLRENSSGLHKGQKRISKRGRRKLRALLFRVMMPMIRHNEAFRKLHEYYTNRQVNPLRKKQSIVVLCGKLLKVLHGISTKHKTFDVQRMMRDIPSLVEAA, encoded by the coding sequence ATGGATTTTAAACAAAACCAGAAAATAAATCAAGTCACTGAAAAAACACTCGTTGTAGGGATTGATATTGCCAAGCGCACACATTACGTTTGCTTTGTGGATGATCGAGGACGAGTGCTCCAAAAGTCATTCTCTGTTTCCCAATCGCATGATGGCTTTGAACATTTTTATCATCGAATTCTTACAGCAATGAAAGAGAACGGGAAAACTGAAGTCATTGTGGGTGTTGAGCCCACAGGACCCTATTGGCTCAATTTAGCCTATTTTCTTGATGAGCGAGGCATCCCCCTCGTTGTAGTAAATCCAATGCATGTGAAACGTTCAAAAGAGCTGGATGACAATTTACCAACCAAACATGACCGTAAGGATGCTTTAGTAATTGCGCGCCTTGTAAAAGATGGTCGATTCAGTTATCCACGAATTTTGAAAGAGATAGAAGCCGAGCTTCGCGTTGGTTCCACCTTTAGAAGCAAATTGACTGAGGAACTAGGTGCAGTCAAAAACAAAATGATTCGTTGGTTAGATCGCTATTTCCCTGAATTTACACAGGTGTTTCCGTCATTCGGAAAAATGGCTTTGGCTGCACTAAAATGTACTCCATTTCCAAGTGATCTTTATTTGAAACAGCCTGATGAATTACTTGAGGAATATCGCAAAGTTGAGGGGATGAAAGCTCCCCAAAGACCGAAAACAGTGCAACTTATTGATGTTGCGGCCAATTCTATTGGCATAACAGAAGGACTTGAGATGGCCCGTTTTGAAATTGCCACACTGGTCCGCCGTTATCACCAACTAGAACAGGAAATTCAAACACTTACAGAGCAATTAGTTGAACTTGTGAAAACGTCTGTAGAGTACGAATGGCTATCAACGGTTCCAGGACTTGGAGATATTACGATTGTAGACCTGTTAGCTGAAATCGGAAGTTTTTCACACTACGAGGATCCACGCCAATTAATCAAACTCGCGGGATTAACGTTACGTGAAAATTCCTCTGGCTTGCATAAGGGACAAAAACGCATCTCCAAACGGGGCAGAAGAAAGTTACGCGCCCTCTTGTTCCGGGTAATGATGCCGATGATTCGCCATAACGAGGCTTTCAGAAAGCTACATGAGTATTACACTAACCGTCAGGTTAATCCTTTACGCAAGAAGCAATCCATCGTGGTTTTATGCGGTAAGCTATTAAAAGTATTACATGGAATTAGTACGAAGCACAAAACGTTTGACGTACAGCGAATGATGAGGGATATTCCCAGTCTAGTGGAGGCTGCATAA
- a CDS encoding phage tail protein, translated as MSEAYLGEIRIFAGNFPPRGWAFCNGQLMSIQQFPALFSILSTQYGGDGRTTFALPNLSDKAPMHQGIGPGLTERKVGKAVGNETVTLITSQMPIHSHAPMAINSPGLSNDPNNGYWATSVGEGKQLIPKYPLFSGNNADVQMNAQAINPTGGSQPHNNMQPYLALNFIICIEYGEFPARD; from the coding sequence ATGTCAGAAGCATATTTAGGTGAAATAAGAATATTTGCAGGTAATTTTCCTCCAAGAGGATGGGCATTTTGTAATGGTCAGCTCATGTCAATACAACAATTTCCTGCACTATTTTCAATTCTAAGTACACAATATGGTGGTGATGGAAGGACAACTTTTGCACTACCTAATTTAAGTGATAAGGCCCCAATGCATCAAGGTATAGGCCCAGGATTGACAGAACGAAAAGTGGGCAAGGCTGTTGGAAATGAGACAGTTACGCTTATCACATCACAGATGCCTATTCATTCGCATGCCCCAATGGCAATAAATAGCCCAGGATTATCTAATGATCCTAATAATGGGTATTGGGCTACCTCGGTTGGAGAAGGAAAACAGCTTATACCTAAGTATCCACTATTTAGCGGAAATAATGCAGATGTACAAATGAATGCACAGGCGATTAACCCAACTGGAGGCAGTCAGCCACATAATAACATGCAGCCATATTTGGCATTGAACTTTATTATTTGCATCGAATACGGGGAATTTCCTGCAAGAGATTAA